A window from Dehalobacter sp. DCA encodes these proteins:
- a CDS encoding L-lactate permease: MLSLLLALLPIAVIVVMLIVFKKPAHTSGIVGWLAVSLVAFLFFQTSGEVIVRSTLAGLIKSFSVSLIVATSLLQMAYMEKTGALKRIIIFIKTLASENRAVQIMMINIGFGTLMVAVGATPVSLLPPILIAMGYSTYVAIALPAIGYDSLCTYALLGAPIVVFVDIANSFLGKGNEITLSQAGSIFFMFLPVVSTLIGFSMLWIVGKWKAVKEGIVPVLVTGITISIVAYFTNHYDNLVVLTGVLSGFAVILVMILYLKLTGKKIIDRSRLTPEELAYEKEYPLWKASMPWLLLIVLILALNLPKESFDYLYRTLTLSIPGLSADGKPIATRALWNAYTWILVSILISIPIMRPKAAQIKDSIKVWWRRAPKPVFSAAIFFAIGEVMNMSGFNMASNLNAALSKTLCPSMVKVLADYSAQAFHGAYGAIVSFIGLFGGFITGSEASTIAMFAKYTMSTATNLNWGLKGIIIVTAGLAFGGGLASVISPAKLQNAAASIDKLGEENKVMRVAFIFALIMSAVTAAVVVALLKFLV; encoded by the coding sequence ATGTTGTCACTGCTGCTTGCACTGCTGCCGATAGCAGTCATTGTTGTTATGCTTATTGTGTTTAAAAAGCCAGCCCATACCAGTGGAATTGTGGGTTGGCTTGCTGTTTCTCTTGTGGCGTTTTTGTTTTTTCAGACGTCGGGAGAAGTCATTGTACGCTCGACGCTGGCCGGTCTGATTAAATCTTTTTCAGTATCACTGATCGTAGCCACATCGCTGCTTCAAATGGCCTATATGGAAAAGACAGGAGCCTTAAAACGAATTATTATATTTATTAAGACCTTAGCCAGTGAAAACAGAGCCGTTCAGATCATGATGATCAACATTGGATTTGGAACGTTGATGGTTGCCGTCGGAGCAACTCCTGTATCTCTTCTGCCGCCTATCTTGATTGCGATGGGATACTCTACGTATGTGGCCATAGCTTTACCGGCGATCGGATATGACTCCCTGTGTACGTATGCCTTACTCGGCGCCCCGATCGTGGTGTTTGTGGATATCGCGAACAGCTTTTTAGGAAAAGGCAATGAAATTACCCTTTCTCAGGCCGGAAGCATCTTCTTTATGTTTTTGCCGGTTGTATCTACCTTGATCGGCTTTTCGATGCTTTGGATTGTCGGAAAGTGGAAAGCCGTCAAAGAGGGGATTGTCCCGGTATTGGTTACGGGCATTACCATTTCGATTGTCGCTTATTTTACCAATCATTATGACAATCTTGTTGTCCTCACAGGAGTCTTAAGTGGTTTTGCAGTCATTCTTGTAATGATCCTGTATCTTAAGCTAACGGGTAAAAAAATTATTGATCGAAGCCGGCTGACGCCGGAAGAACTTGCCTATGAAAAAGAATATCCTTTGTGGAAAGCCAGTATGCCCTGGCTGCTTTTGATCGTTCTGATTCTGGCGCTTAACCTGCCAAAGGAATCTTTCGATTATTTATACCGGACACTGACGCTCAGCATTCCCGGCTTATCTGCAGACGGCAAGCCGATAGCAACCCGAGCTTTATGGAATGCCTACACCTGGATTCTGGTCAGCATCTTGATTTCGATCCCGATTATGCGCCCAAAAGCCGCCCAAATTAAAGATTCAATAAAAGTTTGGTGGCGAAGGGCACCAAAACCTGTTTTCTCAGCAGCGATCTTCTTTGCGATTGGTGAAGTCATGAATATGTCTGGATTTAATATGGCTTCCAATCTCAATGCCGCACTGTCGAAAACACTGTGCCCAAGTATGGTGAAAGTACTCGCAGACTATTCCGCGCAGGCTTTTCATGGAGCCTACGGAGCTATTGTAAGCTTTATTGGATTATTCGGAGGATTCATTACCGGAAGTGAAGCTTCGACGATTGCGATGTTTGCAAAATATACCATGTCAACAGCAACGAATCTTAACTGGGGACTTAAGGGTATTATCATCGTTACAGCCGGGTTAGCCTTTGGTGGAGGACTAGCCAGCGTAATTTCCCCGGCAAAACTCCAAAATGCGGCCGCATCTATTGATAAACTTGGTGAAGAAAACAAAGTGATGCGCGTTGCCTTTATTTTTGCGCTCATCATGTCAGCAGTGACTGCTGCTGTGGTGGTCGCCTTGCTTAAGTTCCTGGTGTAA
- a CDS encoding MATE family efflux transporter: MDKSFEFGNKSIGKLLWQFSWPAIVGMLVNALYNIVDRIFVGRGVGTLAIAATTVAFPIMLLLMALGMLVGIGATALISIRLGEQKKDEAEKIVGNALTLLIMLPLLFMVFYFSFSEQLLVFFGANQEVLPNALDFTNIIVAGSVFGAIGFGMNNFIRAEGNPRIAMLTQILGAVINGVLNYIFIFHLGLGIAGSALATVSGQFITSLWVLGYFLLGHSTLKLRLKNLKPDFPIYLAILSIGFAPFAMQLANSVQNMLLNKSVMLYGGDLALSAIGVIMSISTLFFMPIIGVSQGAQPIIGFNYGAGQFERVKATLKKAIIASTCIAVVGYLVIHFWPEQIIGLFSDNDKALTELATHVILIFFTMFPLIGFQIICSSYFQAVGKPLQSSVLSLSRQVLLYIPLLLVLPHFWGIEGVWRAAPIADILSVLITATLITLEMKRLSKNQPAVSVG, translated from the coding sequence ATGGATAAAAGTTTTGAATTCGGTAATAAAAGCATTGGGAAGCTATTATGGCAATTCTCCTGGCCGGCGATTGTCGGTATGTTGGTGAATGCCTTATATAATATTGTTGACCGGATTTTTGTGGGCCGCGGCGTCGGTACACTTGCAATTGCTGCAACGACAGTGGCCTTCCCAATTATGCTTCTATTAATGGCACTGGGGATGCTAGTTGGTATTGGTGCAACAGCATTAATCTCCATTCGGCTCGGGGAACAAAAAAAAGATGAAGCCGAAAAAATTGTAGGTAATGCACTTACTCTCTTAATTATGCTTCCGCTTCTTTTTATGGTCTTTTATTTCTCATTTTCTGAACAGCTTTTGGTCTTTTTTGGTGCTAATCAGGAAGTATTGCCCAATGCACTTGATTTTACCAATATCATTGTTGCAGGATCCGTTTTTGGCGCAATCGGTTTTGGCATGAACAATTTTATCAGAGCTGAAGGAAACCCCAGAATTGCGATGCTAACGCAAATTCTCGGCGCTGTGATTAACGGGGTGTTGAATTACATTTTTATTTTTCATTTGGGATTAGGTATAGCGGGTTCCGCACTCGCAACGGTCTCGGGCCAATTCATTACGTCGCTTTGGGTATTGGGCTATTTTCTTCTCGGCCATAGCACGCTTAAGCTCCGCCTGAAAAATTTGAAACCGGATTTTCCGATCTATCTGGCCATATTGTCTATTGGCTTTGCTCCGTTTGCAATGCAACTTGCCAACAGTGTGCAGAATATGCTTCTGAATAAGAGTGTCATGCTTTATGGCGGCGACCTAGCGCTGTCTGCCATCGGCGTCATTATGAGTATTTCAACATTGTTCTTTATGCCGATTATCGGTGTCAGCCAGGGTGCTCAGCCTATCATAGGCTTTAACTATGGAGCCGGGCAGTTTGAAAGAGTTAAGGCAACATTGAAGAAGGCCATCATCGCGAGCACCTGTATTGCTGTTGTCGGCTATCTGGTCATACATTTCTGGCCCGAACAAATCATTGGCTTGTTCAGTGATAACGATAAGGCGCTTACAGAACTGGCAACTCACGTGATACTGATATTTTTTACAATGTTCCCGCTGATTGGTTTTCAAATTATTTGCTCAAGTTACTTTCAGGCAGTCGGCAAACCGCTTCAATCATCTGTTCTGAGCCTTTCCCGGCAGGTACTGCTATATATACCGCTTCTTTTGGTCCTGCCTCATTTTTGGGGAATTGAGGGTGTCTGGCGGGCTGCCCCGATTGCAGATATCTTATCCGTTTTGATCACAGCAACGTTGATAACGCTGGAAATGAAACGGCTTAGCAAAAATCAGCCCGCTGTCAGCGTAGGATAA
- a CDS encoding helix-turn-helix domain-containing protein produces MSLGSKIREIRKKKHLKQKELAEIAGISVSYLCEIERDKTNPSIKTLFHLTQALGVRLSTLLGDQEY; encoded by the coding sequence ATGTCCCTTGGTTCAAAAATTCGGGAGATCCGGAAGAAAAAGCATTTAAAACAAAAGGAACTGGCTGAGATTGCCGGTATTTCCGTTTCTTATCTATGTGAAATCGAAAGAGATAAAACAAATCCATCTATTAAAACACTTTTCCATCTCACTCAAGCTCTTGGAGTCCGTCTGTCGACGCTCCTCGGCGATCAGGAATATTAG
- a CDS encoding helix-turn-helix domain-containing protein yields MTVGDRIKEQRKEKKLTLRKLSERSGISISYLSDIEQNRRRPSLDRLTDIALGLGVSVSYLLGEQTKDAGSKPEIYSLADKSVHFREVLEKLDDFDFWEEKDQEELLTYLQIKKKIRDSELY; encoded by the coding sequence TTGACTGTCGGTGATCGGATTAAAGAGCAAAGAAAAGAGAAGAAGCTCACACTTCGTAAGCTTTCTGAAAGAAGCGGTATTTCTATCTCTTATTTGAGTGATATTGAACAAAACAGAAGAAGACCTTCTTTAGATCGGCTGACAGATATTGCCCTGGGTTTAGGTGTATCGGTATCCTACCTTTTAGGGGAACAAACGAAGGATGCGGGTTCAAAACCTGAGATTTATTCACTGGCGGATAAAAGCGTCCATTTTAGAGAAGTCTTAGAGAAATTAGACGACTTTGATTTCTGGGAAGAAAAAGATCAGGAAGAATTGCTGACGTATCTGCAAATAAAAAAGAAGATCAGGGATTCCGAACTCTACTGA
- a CDS encoding group II intron maturase-specific domain-containing protein translates to MRWNLKLYTTGWLNYYAIAGMRSRIQELNRWLKRRIRMYIWKQWKRPKTRIGNLIALGMSVYWAHKNGYTGKGYWRVAGSGILNHTLTDKYLESLGYDDIAKKYEVLHLNY, encoded by the coding sequence GTGAGGTGGAATCTGAAGCTATATACCACGGGGTGGCTTAATTATTACGCTATTGCCGGTATGAGGAGCAGAATTCAGGAACTGAACAGGTGGCTGAAACGACGGATACGGATGTATATCTGGAAGCAGTGGAAGAGACCAAAAACCCGAATCGGGAACCTGATAGCACTCGGCATGTCGGTTTACTGGGCACACAAGAATGGGTACACTGGCAAAGGCTACTGGAGAGTAGCCGGGAGCGGGATACTTAATCATACGTTGACTGACAAATACCTCGAATCCCTCGGCTATGATGACATAGCCAAGAAATACGAGGTACTGCACTTAAACTATTGA
- a CDS encoding CapA family protein: MLRKRWLSVFTAVILLLSVTVWEKTMTPLASETELMPAANSAASESDPSETAASKPEAAESTQIKLTLLGDIMCHPTQYEAAQTSGGYDFRPSFEEIGEDTRLADLTLANLETTLAGKEMTYSGYPSFNTPEQIADTVRKTLGVDVVSTANNHSLDRNFSGLSRMIDFLDQYGLKHTGTYQTAEDSQEILIQEISGLRIAFLSYTYGTNGVTLPEGKAFAVNYLDREKILRDAEKARTLGADLVIASLHWGTEYATKPSVEQVNLATWIFENTEVDIIAGNHVHAVQPITFLQVKNKSTGKEKEGLVIYAQGNFISDQKTDTANMGIMVNIFLDIRSSEKPVITHVAYYPTWVDETPGAGPKTYRVLNVTKALADYQSGQDPLLDSADYAEMLAYVSQIKQTIPSGNRIRFANE, translated from the coding sequence ATGTTAAGAAAACGTTGGCTTTCTGTATTTACAGCGGTGATCTTACTTCTTAGTGTTACCGTTTGGGAAAAAACCATGACGCCGCTGGCTTCTGAAACAGAACTGATGCCTGCCGCCAATAGTGCTGCTTCAGAAAGTGATCCGTCAGAGACTGCTGCTTCTAAACCTGAGGCTGCTGAGTCTACACAAATTAAACTTACGCTGCTTGGGGATATCATGTGCCACCCAACACAGTACGAGGCCGCCCAGACAAGCGGAGGCTATGATTTCAGACCTTCTTTTGAAGAAATCGGGGAGGATACAAGGCTCGCTGACCTGACTCTCGCCAATCTTGAAACGACCCTGGCCGGGAAAGAAATGACTTACAGCGGTTATCCTTCCTTTAATACCCCGGAACAAATAGCTGATACTGTCCGGAAAACACTTGGTGTGGATGTTGTCTCTACCGCCAATAATCACTCTTTAGACCGAAATTTTTCGGGCCTAAGCCGGATGATCGATTTTCTGGATCAATATGGTCTGAAACATACGGGAACCTATCAGACCGCCGAAGACAGTCAGGAAATTCTGATCCAGGAAATTTCCGGCCTGCGTATCGCTTTCTTAAGCTATACCTATGGCACCAATGGGGTTACCCTTCCTGAAGGTAAAGCTTTTGCTGTGAATTATCTGGACCGGGAAAAAATTCTTAGGGATGCTGAGAAGGCACGCACTCTGGGAGCAGACTTAGTTATTGCCTCTTTGCACTGGGGAACGGAGTATGCCACAAAACCGTCCGTTGAACAGGTCAATCTGGCCACCTGGATTTTCGAAAATACGGAGGTCGATATCATCGCGGGCAATCATGTCCATGCTGTCCAACCGATCACCTTTCTCCAAGTAAAAAACAAGTCCACTGGTAAAGAAAAAGAGGGATTGGTGATCTATGCTCAGGGAAATTTTATCTCCGATCAGAAAACAGATACGGCGAATATGGGTATCATGGTTAACATTTTTCTGGATATCCGTTCTTCAGAAAAACCAGTTATTACGCATGTTGCGTACTATCCGACCTGGGTTGATGAAACTCCGGGAGCCGGTCCAAAGACATATCGTGTCTTAAATGTGACAAAGGCCCTGGCCGATTATCAGTCAGGGCAGGATCCTCTGCTGGACAGCGCAGATTATGCGGAAATGCTGGCCTATGTATCTCAAATCAAGCAAACTATCCCTTCTGGAAATAGGATTCGCTTCGCCAACGAATAA
- a CDS encoding polyphosphate polymerase domain-containing protein has product MSKYRQEIKMSINNFDRAVLVNRLNRVLPKDKHTGPEGFYTVRSLYFDDINDTALLEKLIGVKYREKFRIRTYDHSTAIIRLEKKVKNDGSGFKENAILTEGGCRDLINGNYQFLKNCPEAVCRHLYTKMRTGLFKPKTIVEYRRQAYIWEPGRVRITIDGDVKTGLAATSFLDFTTPLAYALASDTAILEIKYDCYLPSHIANLIQLDSRQKAAISKYVLSRKYG; this is encoded by the coding sequence GTGAGCAAATATCGCCAGGAAATTAAAATGAGCATCAATAACTTCGACAGAGCAGTACTGGTCAACCGTTTAAATAGGGTGCTTCCCAAGGACAAACATACCGGGCCCGAAGGCTTTTATACCGTCAGAAGTCTTTACTTTGATGATATTAATGATACGGCATTATTAGAGAAGTTGATAGGGGTTAAATATCGGGAAAAATTCAGAATCAGAACATATGATCATTCCACTGCAATCATCCGGCTTGAGAAGAAAGTCAAGAACGATGGGTCAGGTTTTAAAGAGAATGCGATTTTGACCGAAGGGGGATGTCGAGACTTAATCAACGGCAACTATCAATTTTTGAAAAATTGTCCGGAAGCTGTATGCCGACATCTTTATACGAAAATGAGAACCGGTCTGTTTAAGCCGAAAACAATTGTAGAGTACCGGCGTCAGGCCTATATATGGGAACCGGGTAGAGTAAGGATCACGATCGACGGTGATGTAAAAACCGGACTCGCCGCGACCAGCTTTTTGGATTTCACCACCCCACTGGCCTATGCTTTAGCGAGTGATACGGCGATTCTGGAAATCAAATATGACTGTTACCTGCCGAGTCATATTGCCAACCTGATTCAATTGGACAGCAGACAGAAGGCAGCAATCTCAAAATATGTTTTATCCCGGAAATACGGATAA
- a CDS encoding DUF4956 domain-containing protein produces MDTTTTAVTTAATDQMFTFTDIFKNSFLENAVTNFSIVDVAITLLISFLLGLFIYAVYKKTFNGVMYSRNFNVSLVGMAMITTLIIMGVTSNIVLSLGMVGALSIVRFRSAIKDPMDIVFIFWAIAAGIVSGAGQYLLVISGSIVIGIMLIIFTSKTTNEIPYMVVINCSGSEAEKMLLTKLAEHVKRMKIKSKAVRGGQGIELTIEVRLRVDNTDFVNALAAIEGVNDVVLVSYNGELAV; encoded by the coding sequence ATGGATACAACAACGACTGCCGTTACAACAGCGGCTACAGATCAAATGTTTACCTTTACAGATATTTTTAAAAACAGTTTTCTCGAAAACGCAGTCACAAATTTTTCTATTGTTGATGTGGCGATTACGTTGCTAATTTCTTTTCTACTCGGACTGTTTATCTATGCGGTGTATAAGAAGACGTTCAATGGGGTCATGTATTCCAGGAACTTTAATGTTTCTCTAGTAGGTATGGCGATGATTACCACACTCATTATCATGGGTGTCACATCTAACATCGTTCTTTCTCTCGGTATGGTCGGAGCTTTAAGTATCGTACGTTTCAGATCAGCGATCAAAGACCCAATGGACATCGTTTTTATCTTCTGGGCTATCGCAGCGGGAATCGTCAGTGGGGCCGGGCAGTATCTGCTTGTCATTAGCGGGTCGATTGTCATCGGAATCATGCTGATCATTTTTACAAGTAAAACAACCAATGAAATTCCCTATATGGTGGTTATAAATTGCAGTGGCAGCGAGGCAGAAAAAATGCTGCTAACAAAGCTGGCGGAGCATGTCAAAAGAATGAAAATTAAATCAAAAGCGGTTCGCGGTGGACAGGGAATTGAACTTACCATTGAAGTGCGATTAAGAGTTGACAATACGGATTTTGTTAATGCCTTGGCAGCTATAGAAGGTGTAAATGATGTCGTCCTGGTAAGTTATAACGGAGAGCTTGCAGTATAA
- a CDS encoding CotH kinase family protein, whose product MDKKFTGIVAALLTVCTLTTAYAALSFKQGDSANVRLNTGKTGTGSSSAESVYSAYTERFFDPDKVIEIRISIPEADYQDMLQNPAEEEYKEAQVVIDSVKTKNVGIRTKGNSSLNSVLRSNSDRYSFKIDFDHYIEGQSLSGLTKLNLNNGWDDASCMREYLSYSLLKEMGVPVPAYCYANLYINDHPAGLYLAVEGVEEAYAERYFGQDHGTLYKPYGDRGKGNDLVYSDDNIESYSGLQAVTDSKEGSNEALVKMIRALNEGRDLETYLNIDEILRYFAVNTVLVNMDSYQGQFTHNYYLYEENGLFSFLPWDYNLSFGGFGGGTALSIDQPVSGTTLDQRPLLGKLLEVRAYKDVYHQYMKAFIEGPFALGKMTAKIEKTADLIRPYVTSDPTKFYTLEQFEQAIGEGSSQEPTTDSMTTFRGGFGARKNMPGSGKLIGLAAFIRDRIDNVSKQLSGELASSGTTEDGAGENAGGLQQPLTRQDQPGMQPPGDMPEGIEHKQKMPGMNWQEASSQDPNNGWIGNRRDNYFIGGAAFVLMILSLAILKKRNKHSI is encoded by the coding sequence ATGGACAAAAAATTTACAGGGATCGTTGCGGCGCTGCTTACAGTATGCACCTTAACGACCGCCTATGCGGCACTGTCTTTCAAGCAGGGAGATAGTGCCAATGTCCGTTTGAACACTGGAAAAACAGGAACAGGCAGCTCCTCTGCAGAGTCTGTTTATTCCGCTTATACGGAACGTTTCTTCGATCCTGACAAAGTCATCGAAATTCGCATTTCAATCCCTGAGGCGGATTATCAGGACATGCTGCAAAATCCCGCAGAGGAAGAATATAAAGAGGCTCAGGTTGTGATCGATAGCGTGAAGACAAAAAATGTCGGAATCCGTACCAAAGGCAATTCCAGTCTTAATTCAGTCCTGAGAAGCAATTCCGACCGCTACAGCTTTAAAATTGATTTTGATCATTATATTGAAGGGCAAAGCCTCTCGGGGCTGACCAAACTGAATTTAAATAATGGCTGGGATGATGCGTCCTGCATGCGGGAATATCTATCCTACTCACTGCTGAAAGAGATGGGCGTTCCTGTTCCTGCTTATTGCTACGCGAACCTTTATATCAATGATCATCCAGCAGGTTTGTATCTGGCAGTTGAGGGCGTTGAAGAAGCATATGCGGAAAGGTACTTTGGCCAGGACCATGGGACACTTTATAAACCGTATGGCGATCGGGGTAAAGGAAACGATCTGGTTTACAGTGATGACAATATTGAATCTTACAGTGGCCTGCAAGCTGTGACCGACTCGAAAGAAGGCAGCAATGAGGCTTTAGTCAAGATGATCAGAGCACTGAATGAGGGCAGGGACTTAGAAACATACCTGAATATTGACGAGATCCTGCGATATTTTGCAGTTAACACCGTACTTGTCAATATGGACAGCTATCAGGGACAGTTTACCCACAATTATTATTTATATGAGGAGAACGGTTTATTCAGTTTCCTCCCCTGGGATTATAATTTGTCCTTTGGCGGATTTGGCGGAGGCACTGCGCTGTCGATTGATCAGCCGGTCTCCGGAACGACCTTGGACCAACGCCCGCTGCTGGGCAAACTACTCGAAGTACGGGCGTATAAGGATGTCTATCACCAATACATGAAAGCATTTATCGAAGGGCCTTTTGCTTTGGGGAAAATGACGGCTAAAATCGAGAAAACCGCAGATCTGATTAGACCTTATGTCACAAGTGACCCAACCAAGTTCTATACGCTGGAACAATTTGAACAGGCGATCGGCGAAGGCTCGTCTCAGGAACCCACAACAGACAGTATGACCACGTTTCGAGGTGGCTTTGGAGCTAGAAAGAATATGCCGGGAAGCGGAAAGTTGATAGGACTGGCTGCATTTATCCGGGACCGGATTGATAATGTCTCCAAACAGCTGAGCGGGGAACTGGCTTCATCAGGAACAACAGAAGATGGGGCCGGTGAAAATGCAGGCGGGCTGCAGCAGCCCCTGACAAGACAGGATCAACCGGGTATGCAGCCGCCGGGAGATATGCCTGAAGGAATAGAGCATAAGCAAAAGATGCCGGGCATGAATTGGCAGGAAGCATCCAGTCAAGATCCTAATAACGGATGGATCGGAAACCGTCGGGACAATTATTTTATTGGCGGTGCGGCATTCGTGCTTATGATTTTAAGTCTGGCTATCCTGAAAAAAAGAAACAAGCATTCGATCTAA
- a CDS encoding efflux RND transporter periplasmic adaptor subunit, translated as MAKKKKIVAAIIAAAVLLSGYLGWEYFYFSDDGTVEASGTIEATTVDLRVMIAGKVQNFQVKSGDKVKKADIIAEIQRNDLAAQLERDKLNVAIAQNNLDALPSGSSDHTITAAQDQVMLMQAVVKATEAQLADLQIKSPIDGTIQAKDYEIGEYVTAGSTLATVVNLDQVWINVYIPTDDLPFIELGREANFTISGLDRVFTGTIAEIASQGEFTPKTIQTKRERANIVYKVKIAVDNPEGLLKPGMPADVMIKMVETAND; from the coding sequence ATGGCGAAAAAAAAGAAAATCGTGGCAGCCATTATTGCTGCAGCTGTATTGCTTTCAGGCTATCTGGGGTGGGAGTATTTTTATTTTTCCGATGATGGGACGGTTGAGGCATCCGGTACAATTGAAGCTACCACCGTGGACTTGCGTGTGATGATCGCCGGCAAGGTTCAGAATTTTCAGGTGAAATCCGGGGATAAGGTCAAGAAAGCAGATATCATTGCCGAGATACAGCGTAATGATCTGGCAGCCCAGCTGGAAAGGGATAAACTAAATGTAGCAATTGCTCAAAACAATCTGGATGCTTTGCCGTCGGGAAGCAGTGACCATACAATTACTGCTGCCCAAGATCAGGTAATGCTGATGCAGGCTGTCGTCAAAGCAACGGAGGCACAGCTGGCTGATCTGCAGATAAAATCTCCGATTGACGGGACCATTCAAGCCAAAGATTATGAAATTGGTGAATATGTCACGGCCGGATCCACGTTGGCCACGGTTGTCAATCTGGACCAGGTCTGGATTAACGTATATATACCGACAGATGACCTGCCTTTTATAGAATTGGGGAGGGAAGCGAATTTCACGATCAGTGGTCTGGACAGGGTGTTTACAGGCACGATTGCTGAAATTGCCAGCCAGGGAGAATTTACGCCCAAAACGATTCAAACCAAAAGAGAAAGGGCCAATATTGTCTACAAAGTCAAAATTGCAGTGGATAATCCCGAAGGATTATTAAAACCAGGCATGCCGGCAGATGTTATGATCAAAATGGTAGAGACGGCCAATGATTAA
- a CDS encoding ABC transporter ATP-binding protein — MIKVNQLSKKFGSLLAVNDVSLNVSEGEIFGLIGPDGAGKTTLIRVICGLLTADAGEVRVLGLTDREREKGKDAGARNFGYMPQRFSLYGDLTVMENLLFFGEMYSLKKEVIIHRSEEILEITNLVAFKKRFADQLSGGMKQKLALTCALVTRPKLLILDEPTYGVDPEFRKEFWKILYQLNREGMTILVSTPYMDEAELCTWVAFMNEGSVHVLDTPVGLKEKFPYQVWEVMADTKEPWLFGETDGILDYSLFGDKYRLIIDKNVEAEALIEQTLTTKGCTFSQLQKAAPSIEDVFVIMAGGK, encoded by the coding sequence ATGATTAAGGTAAATCAACTGTCTAAAAAATTTGGATCTCTGCTGGCCGTTAACGATGTAAGTCTGAACGTCAGCGAGGGAGAAATTTTTGGTTTGATTGGTCCGGACGGAGCAGGTAAAACGACGCTCATCCGGGTCATCTGCGGGCTGCTAACCGCAGATGCCGGTGAAGTAAGGGTTTTGGGGCTCACGGACAGAGAACGGGAAAAAGGAAAAGACGCCGGTGCCAGAAATTTTGGTTATATGCCGCAGCGTTTCAGCCTCTATGGCGACCTTACGGTCATGGAGAACTTACTCTTTTTCGGGGAGATGTACAGCCTTAAAAAAGAAGTCATTATCCATCGTTCGGAAGAGATTCTGGAAATCACCAACCTGGTTGCGTTTAAAAAAAGATTTGCGGATCAACTTTCCGGCGGAATGAAGCAAAAACTGGCGCTGACCTGCGCGCTTGTCACCAGGCCGAAACTGTTGATTCTCGATGAACCGACCTATGGTGTTGATCCGGAATTCCGCAAGGAGTTCTGGAAGATTCTATACCAGTTGAACCGGGAAGGAATGACCATTCTGGTGTCTACCCCATATATGGATGAGGCGGAACTTTGTACCTGGGTAGCGTTCATGAATGAAGGAAGCGTTCATGTGCTGGATACGCCAGTGGGCCTGAAAGAAAAATTCCCTTATCAGGTCTGGGAGGTTATGGCTGATACAAAAGAACCCTGGCTGTTCGGGGAAACAGATGGAATCCTGGATTATTCCCTATTTGGAGACAAGTACCGTTTGATCATCGACAAGAACGTCGAAGCAGAAGCCTTGATTGAACAGACCCTTACGACAAAGGGCTGCACCTTTAGCCAGCTGCAAAAAGCAGCCCCTTCCATTGAAGATGTCTTTGTCATCATGGCAGGAGGAAAATAG